The stretch of DNA TCCTGGTTGTGCCACGCCACGGCTTCCTCGATGGCCTCTACGAGGGCGCGCTGGGCCGGCCGGCCCAAGGCCCGCCACGTGCGCTCGTTGATGAGGATGAGCCGGGGCGTGAGGATGTGGCCCGTGAGGACCACGTACTTCTGGACCTCGTACAGCTTTGCTGCGTCGATGGTCGGCAAGGGGTTCTCCTGGCCCTCCACCACGTTCTGGCGCAAGGCCAGGTACAGCTCCCCGAAGGGGATAGGGGTGGGCTTGGCGCCCCACGCGCGGGCCATGGCGACGAACACCTCATTCTCCGGTACCCGCAGCTTGAACTCGCGGAGGTCCGCTACCGTCCGTACGGGCTTCCGGGTGGTGGTCAAGTGGCGCACTCCATAGTAGGTGGCCGCGAGGATGCGGACCCCGCGCTTCTCGATGAAAGCCCGGGAGAGCTCCTCCGCGATGGGGCTCTTCATGACCGCGCGCAGGTGTGCCTCGTCACGCCACGCGTAGGGGGCCTCAAGGGCTCCCAGGGGAGGGAAGAACTGGCTGATGGCGGCTGCGCCCTCCGTGGTGAGCTGCTGGGTACCGACGATGACGTTCTCGATCTGGTCCCGGGTGGTGCCCAGCTGGCCCGCGGGGAAGACTTGGATCCGCACGTGCCCCTGAGTCCGCTGGGACACGCTCCGCGCGATGCGTTCGACCATTTGAACCGAAGGATGGTCTGGCGGGAGGACCTCGCCCCACCGCAGCACCATGACGGCGCCCGCGGGCACACCCCACAGGAGCCCCGTGAGCGCCAGGGCTATGCCGAATGCGCGCCGAACCATGTTCCCACCCCCGGGGAAAAATGTGAGAACGTTTGCATACTACCACGAGCGTCCGGGCTGTTCAAGGGGGTCCGGTGCCCCCTACGGACCCGGTGGGATTGAAAGCGTGGGGTCGCCGCGCGAGCCTGTGGGGTTGACGTGGGCCAAGCGCGCGCCGCAGGACTCGCGGACGACCAGACGGGGAGGGAGGACCACCAGGCGGGGCGGACGGAACGGATCCTGCAGGCGGCCCAGGAGGAGGGTGGCGGCAGTCTTGCCGAGGTCGAAGGTGGGCTGGGCTACCGCGGTTAGAGGCGGTGTCAGGATGGGCGCCCAGTCCATGTCGTCGAACCCCACCACGGCGATGTCGTCCGGGATCCGGACCCCCGCCTGCTTGAACCACAGGAGCGCACCGATGGTCATCAGGTTGTTCGCCACGAACACCGCGGTCGGGCGTGGCGAACTCTCGAAGAGCCGGGCGGCCAGGCGGTACCCGCTGTCGACTTTGAAGGTCCCCTCCAGGAGCCAGGACTCGACCAGCGGGAGCCCGAGCCGCCGCAGGGCGTCGCGGAAGGCGCGCGTACGCTCCCGACCGGTGTACAGACGGCCGGGCCCCCCGATGAGGGCGATGCGTCGGTGGCCCAGCCGCACCAAGTGCTCGACCGCCGCGAACACCCCCGCCCGGTTGTCCACCACGACCGCGTCGGTGGCGAGCCCCCGCACCCGGCGATCCACTTGCACCACCGGGATCCCCGCGGCCAGCAGGCCCGCCAGGGCGCCAGGGGACTCGCCGGAGGGCGAGACGATGATCCCGTCCACCCGTTTCTGGCGGAGCATGCTCACGTACATGGCCTCCTTCCGGGGGTCCTCGTCTGCGTTGCACAGGAGGATCCCGTAGCCGTAGGGGAGGGCCACGTCTTCGACGCCGCGGACCACCGCGGCGAAGAAGGGGTTGGAGCTGTCCGACACCACAAC from Armatimonadota bacterium encodes:
- a CDS encoding sialic acid TRAP transporter substrate-binding protein SiaP, which produces MVRRAFGIALALTGLLWGVPAGAVMVLRWGEVLPPDHPSVQMVERIARSVSQRTQGHVRIQVFPAGQLGTTRDQIENVIVGTQQLTTEGAAAISQFFPPLGALEAPYAWRDEAHLRAVMKSPIAEELSRAFIEKRGVRILAATYYGVRHLTTTRKPVRTVADLREFKLRVPENEVFVAMARAWGAKPTPIPFGELYLALRQNVVEGQENPLPTIDAAKLYEVQKYVVLTGHILTPRLILINERTWRALGRPAQRALVEAIEEAVAWHNQEILNRERTLLDKFRQLGMEVIQPDVDSFRRPVLESLPKQFEAQWGPGLFQRIVNTR
- a CDS encoding LacI family DNA-binding transcriptional regulator; this encodes MTTFPQVGFRRLEPNSSSQRARKDSTGPPRISVDVRKGAVTLRDVARRARVSVSTAARALGGYGYVSPATRERVLRAARALDYHPNAVARSMIKGRTHTLGVVVSDSSNPFFAAVVRGVEDVALPYGYGILLCNADEDPRKEAMYVSMLRQKRVDGIIVSPSGESPGALAGLLAAGIPVVQVDRRVRGLATDAVVVDNRAGVFAAVEHLVRLGHRRIALIGGPGRLYTGRERTRAFRDALRRLGLPLVESWLLEGTFKVDSGYRLAARLFESSPRPTAVFVANNLMTIGALLWFKQAGVRIPDDIAVVGFDDMDWAPILTPPLTAVAQPTFDLGKTAATLLLGRLQDPFRPPRLVVLPPRLVVRESCGARLAHVNPTGSRGDPTLSIPPGP